The Aerococcus loyolae genome contains the following window.
ATTTACACTACAATAAACCAATAATATTATCACGTAAAAAATTAGCAACTTCTTCATAACCCATATTGTTAACATCACTAATATACTTTTTAACAAGTTGTAAATCATTGTTTCTATTTTCTTGATAATCCAAAATCATTTTTAAGCAATTTAGAACAGTTAGTGAAAACATGTCTTGGTAACCTAAAATATTATCTAAGTGATTCATAAAATAAAAAGAATCATCATATTTTCCTCTTTCCAATAATTCAAAAATAATATTTAAAATTATTAGATGAGTTCGATGCTTATTTTCTGGAATTTTCATATATAGAGAATTCCTTTTGCAAAAACCCTTTCCAAGAAATATGAGATCACTGTTTGACAATACATGCAGTGTATTACCAAAAATATATAATTCATATTCTGTCCATTCTTCGATGCTATATAAATAGCTTGCTATAAATTCTTTATCATCTTTCTTTATCTTATACTCTACTTTTAAATCATGAATAGCACATTCAATAACAAGTCTATTTAGTCGATTATAGTTTTCATTATTTTCAGAATTTTTTTCAAAATTAATGAGCATCCTTTCAAGTCCTTCAATATCTTTACTTGAATGGTAATGAGAGATTAGCTTAGCTTGCTGAAAAAAGGCACTCGGCTCGTATTGATAATAAGCGTGCTCAAATTCTGCTAAACTCATATGAATAGCAGAAATTGCAGATATTAACTTATCAGCTGACAACATAGTTTGGCCGTTTTCAAACTTGGATAACTGTGCTTGTGATAGCTGACTACTTGTCACATCTCTCATTTTTAGTCCTCTAGCTAATCGTAATTCTCTAAACAGTTCCCCCAAATGATGTGAATCTAATTTTGTCAAATAAGCGTTCTCCTTTCTAACTCACCCTATCAATATAATTAATAAAGTTTTAAAATAACTGTATTTGTACTAGCCCCACCACAATTTAATCAAGGCTTGGATCCCATCATCTTCACTAAATTGATGGGTCAATTTTTGATAGAGGTCATAGGCCAGTTGGGTTCCGGGAAGTTTGAGCTCTTCTTTTTCAGCGACTTCAAGGGCAATTCTTAGGTCCTTGATAAAGTGTTTAACGAAGAAGCCTGGACTATAGTCATTTTTAAGAATACGGGGGCCATATTGGGCCAGGGAGAAATTCGCAGCTGCTCCACTGTTCAAGGTTTGAATCACTTGGTTTAAGTTTAAGTCATTATTCTTCGCATAGGCAAGTGCCTCACACATCCCGGTCATGGTGCCAGCAATCATGATTTGATTAGCCATCTTAGCATCTTGTCCCTTACCGGCAGGTCCAAAGTACTCTATCTGTTGGCAAAAAGTTGCTAAAACGGGTTTGATTTGAGCTAAAATTTCTTCATCTCCGCCAACTAAAGTCGTTAAGTGCCCTTCTTTGGCACCAATGTCTCCTCCCGTTACCGGCGCATCTAAAACGCTCACGCCAAGTGCTTGACCTTCTCGGTAAAGTTTAACCGCTAGACTTGGACTAGAAGTAGTCATTTCGACAAAGATTTGCCCGGACCGGCAAGCTGAAAAGAGCCCTGCCTTTCCTAGGTAAACTTCCTCGACATCGTGGGGATAGCCTAAAATAGTGAACACTATATCAGATTGTTCAGCGATCTGACTGGGAGAATCAAGCCATTGCGCTCCCAGCTCAATTAAGGGCTGGGCTTTTTTCTTGGTTCGGTTATAAACATTAAGATCATACCCTGCCTGAATTAAATGCCTGGCCATGGATTTTCCCATAACACCTAAGCCGATAAAACCGATTTTCATCTAACAACACCCTTTCTCCAATCAAAGATCTTTCTATTAATATTTTACCATTGACTTGATATTTTAGCTCTTACCGTCCCTAATTATAAGCAATGAGCCAATCTTTTGATCTTATTGTTTATTTTTGATAAGGTTAATATATTCAAAAATAAATTGACAAAATATTTCGACAAAGGAGACGATAGAATGAATGAAAATCAACAAGGCGTAAAATGGGGCGAACTCATTGTAGGAATTATTTTTATTATCCTTGCCATTATCAGTTTTAGAAATCCGACAGTGAGTTTAGTAAGCTTAATTTACTTTTATGCAGCCGGAGCGATTGTTTCTGGGATCGTGAACCTCTATACCCGCCATCAATTACGCCAAGTTAGTGATCAAAATTATACGGTCATGTTAATTGTGGGCATTTTGAATTTAATTATCGGGGTAATTTTATTTTTCAATGTGGAAATCGGTTTCCTAACTATTCCTTTCCTAGTAGCCATTTGGTTTATTTCTGAAGGAATCGGACTTCTAACTTCCAGCTCCCTAGTTGGTTTTGTGAGTCCAGTTGGTCGAGGCCTCTCCATTTTCCTAGGTATTGTTGGGATTATCGTTGCTATTTCGATCTTCTTTAATCCCCTATCTGCCTACTTTACAGTAGTCTTCTTGATTGGGGCTTACTTCTTATTCTCCGGTATTGCCCACATTATCCGGGCCCTATAATATTTGATCACAAAATTTGATGAGAATAAAAGCGAACTTTACGATTTCAAACGTAGAGTTCGCTTTTTAATGGTCATAAAGATAACGATCAATAAAGTCAATGAATAGCCCGATATCCAGCTTTCCCTGCATCACTTGATTAATAAAGATGGCAAAAAGGAAATCAACGACTTGGTCAGCTGAGTGTTTTTCAAAGGCCTGGTTGCGAATGTCCGGATCGTCTTCTAAGCACTGGAGGAGATAGCCTTTTAAATGGTTAATGTAGCGATCCATTTGCTCATTGGCTTGGCTTTTTTGCGATTGAGAAAAGACCAAGGTATGTTGGGAGAAGAAATGGGGATACTTCTTAGCACCCTCAGCCAATAACTGGTAAAGGGTCATAAAGGCTTGGGATAGGGGCTGGCTGGACCGATTGAGGTGACCAGCTTGATCAGGAATTAAAATATCCCGCCAGACTGCTGCCACAGTTTGCAACAATAAGTCATTCTTATCTTCAAAGTAGTTATATAAGACCCCTAAGGATATTTGACAGCGCTTGGCTAAACGGCGCATATTGACTGCTTGGATCCCCTCTTCTTGGACCAATTGTAAGGCAACTTTTAAAATTTCTTGACTTGAACTGACTTTGCGATTAACCACAGAATGCCCCCTTCCCAAACCACTTCTCATAACTTCTTTATTTTACCATCTAAATTCACCTGACTCAAAAACAAAAATAGTGTGATTGTCACATCAAAGGACGAAACCATTGGAGAAAACTTTCATAAGCACAGCTTGTCTGAGCCTTGACAGTTTTTGAAATGGACGTTCGTCCTGTGACTGGAACACGCAACCCCAATATATAATTAGAAACGTAATATACATAAAAAAAACTGGGATTTTTTCCCAGCTAGATTTAAAACATTAAGCAAACTTAACGCATAGTAACAAATTCTTCCGCTCCAGTTGGATGGAGGGCAATGGTTTGATCGAATTGCTTCTTCGTCGCCCCCATTGAGATAGCCACTGCAAAGCCTTGTAACATTTCATCAGCACCAAAACCAATTCCATGAAGACCAATAATTTTTTCCTCATCCCCTAGACAGACCAACTTCATATAGATATTTTCCCGGTTAGAGGTCATTCCTGAGATCATTGAGGTAAAGTTGGTGTCATAAGTGGTAATCTTTTGTCCTTCAAAGGCTTGCTTAGCCGATTCCTCGGTGTAGCCCATGGTAATAATTGGTGGGTGAGCAAAAACAATGGAAGGAACCATATTATAGTCTAAATAGAAGGCTTCTTGACCATTAAATAGATGATCTGATAGTGTCCGTCCTACCTTAATAGCTACAGGAGTTAATTCCACCTTGCCAATCACATCACCAAAGGCATAGACCTTGTCCGCGGTCGTATTATGGTAGTCATCGACCTTGATGTAACCCTTATCGGTTAACTCGATAGAGGTGTTTTCTAAGCCAAGATTTTCCGTGTTCGGTTGACGACCAATGGCATAAAGTACTCGGTCACTAAGGACTTCATCATCTTCTTTAAAAGTAGTTTTAAAGGCACCGTCTGCGGTTTTCTCAATTTTGGTCACATTATGGTTGCTGAGCACGGTAATGCCCTGTTTTTTCATATTTTCCATTAGGGATTCTGTGATTTTAGGCTCATATTGACGGAGAGGCGTTTCATGACGAACGGCTAGCGTCACATCAACCCCAAATTCTTGCAACATACCGGCCATTTCTACAGCAATATAACCTGCGCCTACAATCAGTAAGGATTCTGGTAAGTCATCCCAGTTAAAGACATCATCACTCACATCCACTAAGTCAATGCCAGGAATACCTTCAGGTAAGGCAGGACGGCCACCAGTGAGGACACTAATATGTTCGCCGTAAATTTGTTCGCCATCGACTTCGACAATATGATCTTCAACAAATTTAGCATAACCCTTTTTGTAGTGGGTGCCCCGACTTTCAAAGCCTTTGAAGTAAGAATTGTGGACCCGGTCAATATATTCATCCCGGTGTTTTTTCAAAGTTTGAAAATCAAAGTTCTTCAAGGGCGCATCAATGCCGTAATCAGGAGCATAGTCTCTTAGTAATTCCAGAATATGAGCCCCGTACCACATGCCTTTTTTAGGGACACAGCCTCGGTTGACACAGGTACCGCCCACTTCATCTTTTTCAATGATGAGCGTCTTAGCTCCATATTCGGCTGCCCGGTTAGCAGAAGCAATCCCGGCACTACCTCCACCAATAACTATATAATCAAATCTTTCCATTCGTTAAAATCCTTTCCTAGAAAACGACGTTTCTCTTGAGCTTCTTTAACGGCTTCATGGGCTTGATAGGCCCGACTTGGAATAAAATCAATGCCTTGTTTTCTTTGCAGCTGATTTATTTTTTCTGCATCACTAATATAGACATCAGCCGTCACTTCCTCCTTAGCTGTTAAATAACAGTAGGTCAAGCTTTGACTGGCAGGCACTTCAACCTGACTACGCCCTTGGTTATCATAGGCTAGGTAGATGAGTTGGCCAGCTGGGTTATATTTGTAGGCATATACCACAATCCAATGGTTGCCATAGCTACTTTTTAGCGGTTTTTGAAGACCCACAATAAATGGCCCATAACCCTGGTCGATCAAATCTGGCAAATTAATCTCAGTCAGTAAGCCCGCCTTGACTTGATAAGGCATATTTTCACAGAACATGGATAAAGCTAAGGCGATATCCCAAATAAAACTTCCGCGATAAGGTCGCTTATCATCAACAATTTCTTTAAAACCTGCTACTAAAGTGTCCTTATCTAAGTCAACCCCGGTGTCTTTGAGGGTATGATAATGTACCAGGACACTACAGCAGTAGGACCCACAAATTCCTGGATTGCTAGAGTTCTTCCAGGAGCGATAGCGGTTAAACGCCTTGGGATCCAAGCCTTTCCAATCTGTCATTCTACTCGCCTCTTTCTATATAAGTTTATTCTAGCATGTTTATTGTCGATCTAAAACGAAAGCGCTCAATCACTTATAAATAATTTTAAAAAATTAGCTAAAGATGCTTAAAATGATTGTAATTTAAGCTGATTTAGGCTAAAGTTTAAAGGATTGATACTCTTTCTGAAAGTAGGTGACTTACTTGCTAGAAGATGGCAAAGCCTTCTTACCAGGAGCAATTCAATCCATACTGATGACCATCTTATTGGTCAGCCTGTTCTTTCCATTTTATATAACCATTGTTGTTTTTGGGGTTGTTTTTATCTTGTTGTTGGCAACAGGAATGCTATCGGCCAAACACTGGCCAGATGACCCTTTAATCACAAGTTTATTTTCCTTCCCTTTTTATGCCTTTTTAATCTCCATTGTGCATGAAAATTGGGTGGGTGGACTGATCTCAGTTGGTTTATTAATTGCCCTTATTTATTCGATTTATTATACGAAGCAGGTTCGACCTGAATATCTGTCCGAAATCGTAAACATTACTTTAATTGCAAGTATTATCATTTTTATCTTTACCCTCTTAGAGCACTTTAATATTATCTCGGAATGGGATTATACCTTTATTTCTCCGGCTATGAATAAGGTGCATCCTGACCGGGTAGAGGCCACATTTTTTAACCCGAATTATTTCGCTATGATGCTGGAATTCTTCATCGTTATCGCTATGTATCGAATGAAAACTACCAAGCATCTGGCTAAAAAATTAACCTGTCTCTTTTTAATTGCTTGTAATTTACTGGCCATTGTTTATACAGGCTGCCGGACCAGTGCCATCGTGATTATTGGCGCCTCTTATGTCTTCTTTTATGTGATTGGCTATAAGAAAACCGCTATTTATTCCCTACTGGGCCTGAGTATCTTAGGACTGATTGCTTGGGGGATGGGCCTTATGCCCCGCTTTGACGACTTGGCCTATGCCTTTTCCGACCGCTTCGACATCTGGCAAACTGGCTGGCAGGCCTTTAAGGATAACGTATGGTTTGGCCAAGGTCCCTTGACCTATATGCATGTTTACAGTGAATACACCACCAAGTATACCCAGCATGCCCATAATATCTTCCTAGATACGCTCTTATCCTATGGTATCATCGGGTCGAGCCTCCTGGTCTATCCCCTATACCGACTAGGAAAGATGCTCAATGAGATGCGGCGATATTCAAGTATCCGTCCCGAACTCGCCTTAATCTGTAGTTTGCTCAGTGTGGTATTAATCCATGGGCTAACGGATGTGACGATCTTTTGGATCCAAACCGCTGGCTTACTGATGGCCATTGTATTAGTCGGTCCTAACCTCCTTAAGACAGCCAAGGAAAAAACAAATCACTTAGAAGAATAGAAAATCACTTCAACAATATAAGGAGCTCAATTTACTGACAGTAGATTGAGCTCCTTTTTTATTGCCTTTTATTAATAAAAAAGCACCCCGCTAAGCGAGGTGCTGGAAGAGAAGCTAATCAGTGATGATTAGTCTTCTTTTTTCTTTTTACCTAAAGCAAGGATGGAACCAGTTCCGATCAGAGCTAAAGCTAATGAGCTAGCTATACCTTCAACTGCGCCGGTTTGAGGCAGTTGGGTATGGACTTGAGTAGGCGCTGCTTGAGGCTTGCTCTTATCTTTTGTAGCAGGAGTTTGAGTCTTGACGGAAACTGTCTTATCGTCTGTTTTAACAGGATCGTCATTGCTTTCTGGCTCTGGATCAGGTCTTACTTCATCTTCAACTTCAGGTTTTTCTTCGGGCTGTGGTTCAGGTTGAGGTGTTGGAACTGGTGTCACACCACTTCCGTCTTTTTTCTCTACCGTAACCGTAACTGTTACCGTTTCACTTGAACCATCAGGATAGGTGACGGTGACAGATTTTTCAATCTTGTCGCCTGGTTTGGCGTCCGCTGGAACTTCGACAACGACTGCGCCAGTTTCTGGGTCAACCGTGATGCCAGTTTCGCCAGCGCCGGGTTTGAAGCTGGTGCCAGCTGGTGGGTTGACCACTTTGCCATCTTCGTCTCTAAAGATAGGTTCACCGATTTCAACCTTGTCGCCGGGTTGACCGGAACCTGGTTTATATTCAGGCTCGTAGATATCCTTGTCTTGTTTGACACTTGGACGACCGGTCGTCGTCACTGTGGTCTTCACAGGGTCGCCGGTCCGAGTTTCGACAGAGCCATCTGGATTGGTATAGTCCTTAGATGGGATGATTGTGAGCGTGTCACCACTTCCTTGACGAGGAACTTCGATGGTGAAGTCGCCATTATCGTCAGAAGTGCCGGTGCCAATGGTCTTACCGTCCTTGTCTTTGACTTCAATGGTCGTATTTGGAACGGTGGTCTTACCGGTGACAGTGGTTTTGTCTGAACCGGGTTCGTTCTTGGCCCCTGGATTGGTAATTTGTGGGGTTTCCTTAACCACGGTTTCAGCCCCACCTTGAGGATTGCCTTGGTCGTCAGTGACAGGCTTGAAGTTGCCTTGATCATCCTTCTTACCAGGGACAATACTAATCTTGTCACCAGGATTTTGTTTTGGTACATCGATCTTAAGATTACCTTGGTCGTCAGAAGTCCCGGTGCCGATGGTGTTACCATCCTTATCCTTGACTTCCACATCAGTGTTTGGTGTTGTCTTGCCAGTCACTGTAGTGGTGTCTTGGCCAGGTTGGTTTTCAGCACCTGGTTCGGTAACACGTGGGAAGCTGTCTTCATTCTTCGGATCGGTGCCGCGATCTTTTTCCTCTTGGTCAGTCCAGCCGTCGTTGTCATCGTCCTTGTCGCCTTGGTCGATACCTGGAACATTTGGATTGTTTGGATCTTCAGGCATGCCGGAATCCTTGTCAGGTTGGCCGTCCTTATCGGTATTGCGGTAAACAGTGATGGTCGATTCAGCGGTCACTGGGTTACCGTCTGCATCGTTGACAGGCTTGCCGTCTTTGTCTAGGACAGAAACTTCAACAGTAATGGTCCGGGTTTCTTCTTCAGGAGCCCAGTCGGTAATTTCCGGTTGGCCGGTCACTTGGCCAGTTTCTGGATCCACAGTCAGACCTGGATAAGTGTCTTGGCCATTGATGGTCACTTTGACGCTTCCACCTTCTGGAACATTGTCCGCTTGTGGGGTAACTGGGGTAATGTCTTTACCTTCCAGAGCGTTTTGTGATTTTGGTGTGACTTTGACACTGACTACAGCTGGAGCGTCTTCAGTAACCGTCGTTTCCACAGGATCGCCGGTCCGGGTTTCTGTTGAGCCGTCTGGGTTGGTGTAGTCCTTAGATGGGATGACAGAAACCTTGTCGCCTGGGTTTTGACGAGGCACTTCGATAGTGAAGTCGCCATTTTCGTCAGAAGTACCGGTGCCGATAGTATTGCCATCTTTGTCCTTCACTTCAGCGGTTGAATTTGGAACGGTTGTCTTACCGGTCACCTTAGTTTGGTCTGAACCGGGCTCGTTCTTGGCCCCTGGATTAGTGATTTGTGGGGTCTCCTTAACCACGGTTTCAGCGCCACCGCGAGGCTTACCTTGGTCATCTTTAATTGGTGTAAAGTTGCCTTGGCCGTCCTTCTTACCTGGGATGATGCTTACCTTGTTGCCAGGATTTTGCTTAGGCACATCGATAGTCACCTTACCGTTTTCATCGGAAGTGCCGGTACCGATGGTGTTTCCATCCTTGTCCTTAACTTCCACATCGGTGTTTGGCGTGGTCTTGCCGGTAACTGTTGTCGTGTCCTTACCTGGTTCGTTTTCAGCGCCGGGTTCGGTCACTTGTGGGAAGTCGTTTTGGTCTTTCGGATCGGTGCCGCGATCTTTTTCATCTTGGTCGGTCCAACCGTCGTTGTCATCGTCCTTGTCACCTTGGTCGATGCCTGGGACATTTGGATTATTTAGATCCTCTGGCATGCCGGAATCCTTGTCAGGTTGGCCGTCCTTGTCGGTATCGCGGTAAATAGTGATAGTTGATTCTGCGGTCACTGGGTTACCATCTCCACCACGAACTGCTTGGCCATCCTTGTCTTGAACTTCAGCGGTTACAGTAATGGTCCGGGTTTCTTCTTCAGGAGCCCAGTCGGTAATTTCCGGTTGGCCGGTCACTTGGCCAGTTTCTGGATCCACAGTCAGACCTGGATAAGTGTCTCGGCCATCGATGGTCACTTTGACGCTGCCGCCTTCTGGCACATTGTCCGCTTGTGGGGTAACTGGGGTAATATCCTTACCTTCCAGAGCGTTTTGTGATTTAGGGGTCACTTCAACGCTGGATTCCGCTGGCCTTTCAGCCGGATTTGGATTCGTTACAGTCACTTTAACGGTCCGTTGAATGGCTTCGTCGGTTGGTTGACCTTGGCTATCCTTTTGGCCGGTGCCAGTTGAGGTGATTTCAACAGGAATTTCAACGACTTTTTCGGTTTCACCTGGTTGGAAGTCTACGTTTGGTGTACCAACTAAATTACCATCTTCATCAACAGTGAGGCCGTCGACTGGTGCTGGTGTGGTCACCTTAGCGCCAGGTTTATTTGGTGTTACCACCTTAGTATTGGCAGGCACTTCTTGACCGTTAGTTGCCGTCACATCTGTCGTTTGCGCATCGAGGCCGTCCCATACCTTAGACGCGTCATCGTCCTTATCTGGAATGCCGTCGTTATCATCATCTTCATCGTTTTGGTCGGCTTGACCATCGCCGTCTGTGTCACGAAGTACTGTCACATTGATTGGTTCAGTCGCTTCATTGCCGGCAGGGTCCACCGCCTTAACGGTCGCTGGGAAGTCGCGGGACTCATCTTGGTCATCCGCCCATTGCACCGTACCCGCTGGAACCGTCCCTTCGATCTGCTTGGTCTCAGGATTGTAAGTCAAGCCCTCAGGTAGGCCGTCAACCGTCACAGTTGCTTCCGGATCATCGGTTGTCACAGTGACTGGGTCGATTGGCTGCCCTTCCGTCGCTTGGATATCCTTAGCGGAAACGGTGATGGTTGGAGCGGTAGTGTCGGCTGGCGTGACTGGTGTTGCACTGGCGACAAAATCCTTAGGACCAGTAATGACTTGGCTTGGGTCTTCATTCCATTGAGGGTTTTCATAATTTTCCTCTGCGCTTAGGCTTGGAATATGGTCTGGCGAAAGCTTGGCTTGGTCTTTGACATCGTAAGCTTTCTTGCC
Protein-coding sequences here:
- a CDS encoding helix-turn-helix domain-containing protein, giving the protein MTKLDSHHLGELFRELRLARGLKMRDVTSSQLSQAQLSKFENGQTMLSADKLISAISAIHMSLAEFEHAYYQYEPSAFFQQAKLISHYHSSKDIEGLERMLINFEKNSENNENYNRLNRLVIECAIHDLKVEYKIKKDDKEFIASYLYSIEEWTEYELYIFGNTLHVLSNSDLIFLGKGFCKRNSLYMKIPENKHRTHLIILNIIFELLERGKYDDSFYFMNHLDNILGYQDMFSLTVLNCLKMILDYQENRNNDLQLVKKYISDVNNMGYEEVANFLRDNIIGLL
- a CDS encoding NAD(P)-dependent oxidoreductase, which produces MKIGFIGLGVMGKSMARHLIQAGYDLNVYNRTKKKAQPLIELGAQWLDSPSQIAEQSDIVFTILGYPHDVEEVYLGKAGLFSACRSGQIFVEMTTSSPSLAVKLYREGQALGVSVLDAPVTGGDIGAKEGHLTTLVGGDEEILAQIKPVLATFCQQIEYFGPAGKGQDAKMANQIMIAGTMTGMCEALAYAKNNDLNLNQVIQTLNSGAAANFSLAQYGPRILKNDYSPGFFVKHFIKDLRIALEVAEKEELKLPGTQLAYDLYQKLTHQFSEDDGIQALIKLWWG
- a CDS encoding HdeD family acid-resistance protein — translated: MNENQQGVKWGELIVGIIFIILAIISFRNPTVSLVSLIYFYAAGAIVSGIVNLYTRHQLRQVSDQNYTVMLIVGILNLIIGVILFFNVEIGFLTIPFLVAIWFISEGIGLLTSSSLVGFVSPVGRGLSIFLGIVGIIVAISIFFNPLSAYFTVVFLIGAYFLFSGIAHIIRAL
- a CDS encoding TetR/AcrR family transcriptional regulator translates to MVNRKVSSSQEILKVALQLVQEEGIQAVNMRRLAKRCQISLGVLYNYFEDKNDLLLQTVAAVWRDILIPDQAGHLNRSSQPLSQAFMTLYQLLAEGAKKYPHFFSQHTLVFSQSQKSQANEQMDRYINHLKGYLLQCLEDDPDIRNQAFEKHSADQVVDFLFAIFINQVMQGKLDIGLFIDFIDRYLYDH
- the gorA gene encoding glutathione-disulfide reductase → MERFDYIVIGGGSAGIASANRAAEYGAKTLIIEKDEVGGTCVNRGCVPKKGMWYGAHILELLRDYAPDYGIDAPLKNFDFQTLKKHRDEYIDRVHNSYFKGFESRGTHYKKGYAKFVEDHIVEVDGEQIYGEHISVLTGGRPALPEGIPGIDLVDVSDDVFNWDDLPESLLIVGAGYIAVEMAGMLQEFGVDVTLAVRHETPLRQYEPKITESLMENMKKQGITVLSNHNVTKIEKTADGAFKTTFKEDDEVLSDRVLYAIGRQPNTENLGLENTSIELTDKGYIKVDDYHNTTADKVYAFGDVIGKVELTPVAIKVGRTLSDHLFNGQEAFYLDYNMVPSIVFAHPPIITMGYTEESAKQAFEGQKITTYDTNFTSMISGMTSNRENIYMKLVCLGDEEKIIGLHGIGFGADEMLQGFAVAISMGATKKQFDQTIALHPTGAEEFVTMR
- a CDS encoding O-antigen ligase family protein: MTYLLEDGKAFLPGAIQSILMTILLVSLFFPFYITIVVFGVVFILLLATGMLSAKHWPDDPLITSLFSFPFYAFLISIVHENWVGGLISVGLLIALIYSIYYTKQVRPEYLSEIVNITLIASIIIFIFTLLEHFNIISEWDYTFISPAMNKVHPDRVEATFFNPNYFAMMLEFFIVIAMYRMKTTKHLAKKLTCLFLIACNLLAIVYTGCRTSAIVIIGASYVFFYVIGYKKTAIYSLLGLSILGLIAWGMGLMPRFDDLAYAFSDRFDIWQTGWQAFKDNVWFGQGPLTYMHVYSEYTTKYTQHAHNIFLDTLLSYGIIGSSLLVYPLYRLGKMLNEMRRYSSIRPELALICSLLSVVLIHGLTDVTIFWIQTAGLLMAIVLVGPNLLKTAKEKTNHLEE
- a CDS encoding Ig-like domain-containing protein — translated: MVGKNNYQVKKKKQGNKFYRYSIKRLSVGAASVAVAAGLLFAGDAAVVQAATEEVNTSEEVSTPVEEGKGSEGEAAPVTEGAPAVEEPASTEATAAAEEAPAETPAESEEAPVVSEETPAENAPAEETVDQPADADKEEEKVSPVTYAAEGSDTEAPAENQPGEDRANNQKKVDAIDADAIANGYIKSATDMSNAANTLSGRAWIADKGVPSTMANGLTEVAEGTDVYMQWIDTDGAVSPLYRAQTTNQLSQVDGSQAGPGAYAFDLREGWIDANGVEHKYSAKGDQYYRLWIPDYFDPDTGNRVTMFRQAGGFFPGSFVGSATNKNLGQFPLLGTNMQRTGIFMIEQGGAYMHRPESEWVEDPEGPINNPAVLRRSDNSVSGRVWLETGAGDYANSATGPNNNSRDVEAAGYKVVASYLSKEGSAAYESAVNSLPQSQRAKAAKDFLLNNPDAIQETKYSYTNEEGRYSIRFDNKNMDENNTEYMYMQIFDRDGNLVNAYNGFTTPVFRSPAGNQSFVPQAVPGSETAGYVRGPYGWYNVNHAVVPNVVIDLEITNFNDTDKPAGLNDTAQADLRGAQLPPAGFNNKIVWYNEEGDVLKETPVTQLVAGTDDTYDLPKTIEEAQQLKLRDGEIIRAVFESGGNQLAADSFIVKYKDANLHQPSYKETPVEFGHEAKVDAPNFVKLADDGTEAPVETSEVPLSKDPANPAFTITTPTRGASIDPNTGAITIPASETSKTPGETIEVPVTVTYEDGSQDQVTAPVKVSAPDVIDRTGKEDEATPDGYHRVTLTPAEGVVDFGKKAYDVKDQAKLSPDHIPSLSAEENYENPQWNEDPSQVITGPKDFVASATPVTPADTTAPTITVSAKDIQATEGQPIDPVTVTTDDPEATVTVDGLPEGLTYNPETKQIEGTVPAGTVQWADDQDESRDFPATVKAVDPAGNEATEPINVTVLRDTDGDGQADQNDEDDDNDGIPDKDDDASKVWDGLDAQTTDVTATNGQEVPANTKVVTPNKPGAKVTTPAPVDGLTVDEDGNLVGTPNVDFQPGETEKVVEIPVEITSTGTGQKDSQGQPTDEAIQRTVKVTVTNPNPAERPAESSVEVTPKSQNALEGKDITPVTPQADNVPEGGSVKVTIDGRDTYPGLTVDPETGQVTGQPEITDWAPEEETRTITVTAEVQDKDGQAVRGGDGNPVTAESTITIYRDTDKDGQPDKDSGMPEDLNNPNVPGIDQGDKDDDNDGWTDQDEKDRGTDPKDQNDFPQVTEPGAENEPGKDTTTVTGKTTPNTDVEVKDKDGNTIGTGTSDENGKVTIDVPKQNPGNKVSIIPGKKDGQGNFTPIKDDQGKPRGGAETVVKETPQITNPGAKNEPGSDQTKVTGKTTVPNSTAEVKDKDGNTIGTGTSDENGDFTIEVPRQNPGDKVSVIPSKDYTNPDGSTETRTGDPVETTVTEDAPAVVSVKVTPKSQNALEGKDITPVTPQADNVPEGGSVKVTINGQDTYPGLTVDPETGQVTGQPEITDWAPEEETRTITVEVSVLDKDGKPVNDADGNPVTAESTITVYRNTDKDGQPDKDSGMPEDPNNPNVPGIDQGDKDDDNDGWTDQEEKDRGTDPKNEDSFPRVTEPGAENQPGQDTTTVTGKTTPNTDVEVKDKDGNTIGTGTSDDQGNLKIDVPKQNPGDKISIVPGKKDDQGNFKPVTDDQGNPQGGAETVVKETPQITNPGAKNEPGSDKTTVTGKTTVPNTTIEVKDKDGKTIGTGTSDDNGDFTIEVPRQGSGDTLTIIPSKDYTNPDGSVETRTGDPVKTTVTTTGRPSVKQDKDIYEPEYKPGSGQPGDKVEIGEPIFRDEDGKVVNPPAGTSFKPGAGETGITVDPETGAVVVEVPADAKPGDKIEKSVTVTYPDGSSETVTVTVTVEKKDGSGVTPVPTPQPEPQPEEKPEVEDEVRPDPEPESNDDPVKTDDKTVSVKTQTPATKDKSKPQAAPTQVHTQLPQTGAVEGIASSLALALIGTGSILALGKKKKED